The stretch of DNA ATCTTGATCGGCTGGTAGAACTCGAAGCTCTCATCGCCGAGATGAAAGTGGAGCCCTGTAAAGCTTTGTGCGTTGCCGTCGAAGAATTTCGGTGGGTGACCGCGAACCACGCCATAGAGCGAAGTGATACGCTGTTGTCCGTCGAGGAGCAGCTTCACGATCCCCGCAGCAAGCTGCCCGTCGCCACGATGCGCCGCGGACTTCGACTCTGTTGCCCATACGAGGAGCCCGCCGACGGGGTGACGCTTGTAAAGTGACTCGAAAAGGCCGCGGACCTGATCCCGGTTCCACACGTAGCCGCGCTGAAATTCGGGAAGGGCCATATGGCCATTGTCAATGTGGCTGAGAATGTCGGTGATCTTCATGGCAATGCGTTCCGTCAATCAATAGTAGAAATTGGACACGTTGAACGCAGCTCCGTCAAGCTGGCGCGGTCATTACTACACAAGCGTGGGTCTGTCCGGTCATCCCGTCTCCCATTGGCAGAAGAATGTGTCCATGATTTGACTCATCAGACGGCTTGCGTCTCAGATCAGAGTAGAGGCACTCACCTGCCACGGGCTCTTTCTTCTGCCGCCCGGCCAGCGCCTCAACGTCGGCCCGCCACTTCTTCGACAGCACCCAGCCGTAGTGCTTCTCGTTCCAGAGCGCCCGGCCCTTGATCGAGCCGAAAACGGCGCCCCGATCCTTCGAGACGCCGCGCACGATGATGGTTTTCTCGCTGTGGTCGGAAACCGTGACCGGATCCGCGACCGGGGCGGCTACGGCCGCTTCGTCGGGGGTCTGATCTGCGTCAGGCTCTTGCCCCTGAGCTGCGGGGACAGGCAGTCCAGATGCTTCGGGTTCCGGCGCGGGTTCGGGGCCTCGGGGCTGTGCCGGCCTCGCGTCGAAAAGATCCGTCTGATTGCGCGCCTCGGTATCGAACAAGCCGCCCGCGGGCGGTTGCGCATCGCCACCGCGAAGCGGCCGGCCCTGCTGGCGCTCGGCGCGCTCCCGGTCGGTGATTTGCTCCGCGCCCGGAATGACAAGCTGCTGCCCTTCCGGCGAAACATCTACTTGCCCGCCTTCGAGGGTGCCGGTGCGCTGGCGCTCGGCGTCGCCCTCTCCGCGAACGCCGTCTGCTGCCGGCGGAACTCTATGTTCGGCTCATTCTTGGCCATCCGCTTGAGCGTCGCGATCTGCAGCATCGCCGCCGGACTCGGCTTCGCTTTCGGGGTCGTCCGGTCGTCCATACTGCCTGTCCCTGGCTGCTGTGAGGAACGCGCGCGGGCCAGGCGCTCGTCGAGAATAACAGGTCGCTTTAATGTCTCATAGCAGATCGGCATACCTGCTTACTCGCGCTGCCCTAACGCTCCAATTCGTACCCTTCGGTGCCGGTATAAGAGCTCCAATGCCGAGCGCTCATGCCTCGCGGATCGCAGAACCGTGGAGGGGAGGTTCGAATTTCGATTGCGTCCACATCCGATCCTCATAGTCGATGAAACCGCTGACGGATTCTCATCTGGGAATGCCACACGGAACATGCCTCCAACAACTATGCCATCCTGGTACCGAACATCTTTCGACCGTAGTCATGCCCCTCTTTCATCTTCCGCTTTAGCTGCTCGAGCTCGGAGGGCGTCAGCATCTCGGAAGTTGAGGACGTAGGCCGCTTCGGTTGTGGTGAGCGCGCCGGGGTCGGCTTGGAGTAGCTGTCTGATTTCATCGCCGAACCTCCCTTCCATCTTACGCGCGCTGGCCTTCGAGATAGGGGCCATACAATTTCTCGACGCATCTGCATATATGCACGACACCCACGACCTCGCCGCTCTGTGGTCTGATGAACGCAGCCAACTCGGTGAGGCGCGCCGGGTAGCGTCGGCGTGCTGGATGAAAACAGCAGACCTCTCGGCCACTCCCGATACGATCCCGTACGGCTGTTCAGCCGCCCTGTTATACAACTCCAGTTGGTATCCCTCGGCGCGCTGGTCGAACCATCCGTCGCAGTAGCCGCAGGCCATGCAGATCACGGCGCAGATGCCGACCTGCTCGCGGCTGAACTGGATCCTCATGCCGTGGGCTTCGGTCATATGGATGAGGATCAGGACCCTCCAAGTGCCCGGCCGATGCCGTTGCCGGTTGTTGTCCGCCCGTAGACCTAACGGGACCGCCAATTGTTACGGGTCTAAAGAAACCCGCCGCCGCAGATTTTCCGCCTACTTGAGTGCCGTGGCAATCCTTCGCCGCAGTTGCTTGACGCTTCGGAGGTCGTGCGATCCTGGCGGGCGCACAGCGACCGATAGCGTTCTAATCCTCCATGGCTCCCCGAAAGAAAGGGCCGTCAACACAGAGGGCATAGGTATGGTAAGTAAGGGTATTTGGATTTTTTAGACGTTTTTGCGAGGCAGACCATACGAAACGTCTAAAAAATTTGATTGGTCCGACCTAATTTTCGAGATGAAATTCAATATCCCTTCTCGTTTTTTTAGACGACGCGTCTAATTTTTTTCGATGGGTTTTTCGTTTTACCTCCCCGTCCAAACGGGTTCCGCGCTGGCATCTTGATCACCGGAAAGTCATTGCCAGGGCGCCAGTTGCGGTAGAGTTTCCTTCCATCAGGCTTTTCCGAGTTCGGCATCTTTAGTTCGGTCAACTCGAACTCGCTCGACTTTCCCATCCCTTCGACCCCAAGATGCGCCATACGGGTGAGGACTATGAAACCCTTCGCCTGAAGATCGTGGAATGCCTTCCCGGCAGTCTCTTCCACAACTCCCAGACGCTCTGCCGCCTGACGCAACGAAAGTCGGATCTTCCCATTATTGTTGTTGCCGGGGCCGTGCCACTCCAGTTTGAGCCAAGGGTATAGAGCCTGAGCGGTGGTGGATAGGGCCCGCCAAGCGGGGGTCTCCATCGTGCTGCGTATCATCTTGGTATAATGTTCCTCCTGCCTTTCATGCTTTCCCCTGCGCGTCACCATTGCAGCCTCCTTTGGTGTATGGCCAATCTTGAGACCAAATGCTCAGGTGTGGTCGTGCGTGGCGTTTCAGGGCCGCGTTCCTGCGCCCGAGCCTCCGACCTGCGCACCTGATCAGCGCGCGACAATGCTCGATCGGCCCGCGGGCGCCCGGCCACCGATCCACTCCTCGACGACGCTCTCGCGCCATCCGACGGCCCGACGGCCGAGCCGGAGGGGCTCGGGGAAACTGCCCTCGGCGATCATTGCGTAAAGGGTGGAACGGGACAGCCCGGTCAGAAGTTCAACTTCCGGGCGGCGGAGAATGCGGTCGGCCATCTGGTGGTCCTCCTCGGCTTGCTTTGATTCCCTGAGGAATGTGCTGGAGGAGCGGACCGCAAAACATCAGTCGAGGTTTTAATTTCGGGGAGGTTTTCGTGCCGAGGTTTCTTGGCGCCTCGGGCGTCCCCCCCGGGCAAGCGCGGGCCGCAGCTCTGCCGCTCTAGACCAACAGCGCTGGAAGGCACCATCGGTCATGTCGGGCGCAAGATCCCTCTTGGCCCGCGCCTTGATTGGAAGGGGACCGTCGTCAACCATCGCGACAAGCGCCCTTACGACCGCACCTTGGCTCTGATCGAGGCCAGGCAGACCTGCAAGCTGCCTGATGCGTGCTGAGACCCTCGTCCTGGGAAGTGTCAGAATCCCTCCAGGGAGGAAATCTGCCGACAGGTCGAGGGTCCCGCTTCCGAGGGTCCCGACCGAAAGGTCGACATATCGGCCCTTGGCCGGCTTGTTGGATACCAGCGGTTCGGGCGACAAGGCATTTACCTCGGTCCCCTGCGCACCTGTCGATCCGGAACCTTCATTCAGCGCCTCCACCCGCGCCAACAGTTCAGGGTTCGCTGTGGCAGGAAATTCACGCTCCAGCCACTCTAGTTCACACGGCAGCTTGGTTCCATCCGGAAGCAGAACCCTCACCTCTCCCACATGCTGCGAAAGCAATATCCAGAGTTCCTCGACGGCCTTCCTCAGGCACACGCCATCCTTGATGACGCCCTCGGCAACCCAGACATAATCGGAGTCGTCCCATCCAGGACCGTCGAGCGCCCTATCGATCAGGCGAAGGGCCTCCGGCAGGTTGATCATCGGTCTCATCGCTGTCCCCAGAACTCGAGCACCTTGCCCTCACCCAGTTGAAGGTAGTTGGCCCAGGCCTCCATCATCAGGCGTCTCTTCTCGAACAGATCGGAGCGGGCATAAGCCTGCTCCACAGCGTCGCCCACCTTGTGCGCCAGCGCTGCCTCCGCCACCTCGCGGGGGAAGCTGGTGCGCTCCTGGGCCCAGGTGCGGAACGAGGTGCGGAACCCGTGCACGTCGGCGTCGAACCCAAGCTGCTTCACCAGCTTCGACAGGGTCATGTCGGAGAGCGGCTTACCGCTGAGGCTGGGAAAGATCAGGCCACTCCCGTCCTTGAGAGCCTCGGCGTCCCGCAGGACCTCCATGGCACGGCGAGAGAGCGGAACGCGGTGTGCCTTCTTCATCTTCATGCGCCCCGCGGGCAAGACCCATGCCGCGACCAGTGAAGCGCCGGGATCGCCCGCTCCTCCCGAGAACTCGATCTCCTCCCAGCGCGCACCGCGCACCTCGCCCGAGCGCGCGGCGGTGAGCACGAGGAACTCGAGTGCCAGCTTGGTCGCGATCCATGCTTCCGACGCCCGGACCTTCGCCAGACAAGCTGCGACCTCCTGATGAGGCAGGGCCTTCCGGTGAGATTTCGATCGATCATGCTTCGGCAGGGCCTGCGAAATGCTCTCAGCGGGATTATCCTGGCGCCATCCCTGGGCGATGGCCCATTTGAGCACTGTTCCAATCCGCTGCTTCACCCGTCGGGCGGTCTCGGGCTTTTCGAACCAGATCGGCGTGAGGATCGCGAGAACATCACCCGTTGTCACCTCCCCCACCTTAAGCCTGCCTACTCTCGGAAAGGCATATGTCTCGAGCGTACTGATGAACTGGGCAGCGTGCTTGTTGTTGCGCCAGCTCGGCGCATGAAGGGCATGAACCTTGCGCGCGGCCTCTTCGAAGGTTGGCACTGCATGTGTCGCCCGCTTCATCTGAAGAGGATCGCCGCCTGAACGGGCAACGCGGCTGTTCTCCAGCGCTCGCTCGCGCGCCTCGGCCAACGTCACGACAGGAGGGCTCCCCAGCCCTATCTCGCTACGCCTGCCTCGGATCGTGATCCGCTGGACCCAGGATCGGGCGCCGGATTCCGTGACCCGAAGATAGAGGCCCAGCCCGCCACCATCATGATACTTCCCCGGAACCTTCACGGTCCTCACGAACGCCGCGGAAAGTCCCTTGTCCGACGTCTTCTTGGCGGGTGCTGCGGGCATGCCTGATCCCCCAATTGATCCCCCAGAGAATACCGGAATATATCGGAACAGATCGGTCTGAGAAAGCGTAACCTTGGTGGAAAAATATACTACTACAACCACTTATCGGGACGGCTCGGAACGTGTGGAACTTTGTGAAGGCAGACAGTCTCTCCGCCACATGGCATGGTGAAGTATCCGAAGAACCGTGTTTCCCGACATCACTTCCCCCGATTGCCCAGTCCATACTGGAATGTGCGGACGCTGGCGCCCGCGCGTCATGGCGCCTGGATGCCCCGCCTGTTCAGGGTGATCCGGTAAAGACCGGTGGTCGCCGTGATGTAGAGTTGATGTTTTGCGCGCCCGCCGAAGCAGATGTTGGAGACGAGTTCGGGCACCAGTATCTTGCCCAGCAGGCGACCGTCGTCGGCGATGCAATGGACGCCATCGGCGGCGGAGGACCAGATGTTGCCGTCGCTGTCCACCCGGATCCCGTCGGCGCAGCCCGGGCTGATCGCGTGGAAATGGCGGCCGTTCACGGGGCGGCCGTCTTGCATGTCGTAGACCCGGATTTCCTGCGCATCCTGCGAGAACATCCGGCCGGTATCGGCCACATAGAGC from Halovulum dunhuangense encodes:
- a CDS encoding tyrosine-type recombinase/integrase, which gives rise to MPAAPAKKTSDKGLSAAFVRTVKVPGKYHDGGGLGLYLRVTESGARSWVQRITIRGRRSEIGLGSPPVVTLAEARERALENSRVARSGGDPLQMKRATHAVPTFEEAARKVHALHAPSWRNNKHAAQFISTLETYAFPRVGRLKVGEVTTGDVLAILTPIWFEKPETARRVKQRIGTVLKWAIAQGWRQDNPAESISQALPKHDRSKSHRKALPHQEVAACLAKVRASEAWIATKLALEFLVLTAARSGEVRGARWEEIEFSGGAGDPGASLVAAWVLPAGRMKMKKAHRVPLSRRAMEVLRDAEALKDGSGLIFPSLSGKPLSDMTLSKLVKQLGFDADVHGFRTSFRTWAQERTSFPREVAEAALAHKVGDAVEQAYARSDLFEKRRLMMEAWANYLQLGEGKVLEFWGQR
- a CDS encoding helix-turn-helix transcriptional regulator, which gives rise to MADRILRRPEVELLTGLSRSTLYAMIAEGSFPEPLRLGRRAVGWRESVVEEWIGGRAPAGRSSIVAR